The following are from one region of the Falco biarmicus isolate bFalBia1 chromosome 1, bFalBia1.pri, whole genome shotgun sequence genome:
- the GAR1 gene encoding H/ACA ribonucleoprotein complex subunit 1 translates to MSFRGRGGGGGGRGGGGGRGGFNRGGGGGDRGGFNRGGRGGFGRGGGRGGFNRGGYDQGPPERVVLLGEFMHPCEDDIVCKCKTEENKVPYFNAPVYLDNKEQIGKVDEIFGQLRDFYFSVKLCENMKASSFKKMQKFYIDPAKLLPLQRFLPRPPGEKGAPRGGGRGGRGGGRGGGRGGGRGGFGGGRGGGRGGGGGGFRGGRGGGGGFRGGRGGGGGFRGRGH, encoded by the exons ATGTCTTTTCGTGGAAGAGGAGGTGGAGGGGgaggacgaggaggaggaggaggaagaggtggcTTCAATCgtggaggaggtggtggtgacaGAGGTGGCTTTAATCGCGGTGGACGAGGTGGCTTTGGACGGGGAGGCGGACGAGGAGGCTTCAACAGAGGCGGATATGACCAGGGGCCTCCAGAAAGGGTAGTCT TATTGGGAGAGTTCATGCATCCATGTGAAGATGACATTGTTTGTAAatgtaaaacagaagaaaacaaggtgCCTTATTTCAATGCCCCAGTGTACTTGGATAATAAGGAACAGATTGGCAAAGTGGATGAAATCTTCGGACAGCTGAGAGATTTT tatttttcagtgaaactgTGTGAGAACATGAAAGCCTcgtcatttaaaaaaatgcaaaag TTTTACATTGatccagcaaagctgcttcccCTTCAGAGATTTTTGCCAAGGCCACCTGGAGAAAAAGGTGCTCCTAGAGGAGGTGGTAGAGGAGGGCGTGGCGGTGGAcgtggaggaggaagaggtggtGGTAGAG GAGGatttggaggaggaagaggtggaggaagaggtggaggaggaggaggtttcagaggaggaagaggtggaggaggaggtttcagaggaggaagaggtggaggAGGTGGCTTTCGTG GAAGAGGACATTAA
- the RRH gene encoding visual pigment-like receptor peropsin: MHWNDSSNSSESDSEAHSAFTQTEHNIVAAYLITAGVVSIFSNIVVLGIFVKYKELRTATNAIIINLAFTDIGVSGIGYPMSAASDLHGSWKFGYTGCQIYAALNIFFGMASIGLLTVVAVDRYLTICRPDIGRRMTSRSYATLILAAWINAVFWASMPTVGWASYAPDPTGATCTVNWRKNDVSFVSYTMSVIAVNFVVPLTVMFYCYYNVSRTMKQYASSNCLESINVDWSDQVDVTKMSVVMIVMFLMAWSPYSIVCLWSSFGDPKKISPAMAIIAPLFAKSSTFYNPCIYVIANKKFRRAILAMVRCQTRQEITINNALPMSVSQRALTS, from the exons ATGCATTGGAATGATTCATCCAATTCCTCAGAAAGTGACAGTGAAGCTCATTCAGCCTTTACGCAGACTGAGCACAACATAGTTGCAGCTTACTTAATAACAGCAG gaGTGGTAAGCATTTTCAGTAACATTGTTGTGCTAGGCATCTTTGTTAAGTACAAAGAGCTTCGGACAGCAACCAATGCAATTATTATCAACTTGGCTTTTACTGACATTGGTGTTAGTGGCATTGGTTACCCCATGTCTGCTGCCTCAGATCTGCATGGAAGCTGGAAATTTGGATATACTGGATGCCAG atctATGCTGccttaaatatcttttttggGATGGCGAGTATTGGTTTGCTCACTGTTGTTGCAGTTGACCGTTATCTGACGATCTGCAGGCCTGATATAG GAAGAAGAATGACTAGCCGTAGCTATGCCACCCTAATCCTTGCTGCTTGGATAAATGCAGTCTTTTGGGCTTCCATGCCTACTGTAGGCTGGGCTAGCTACGCTCCGGATCCAACTGGAGCAACGTGCACAGTAAATTGGAGGAAAAATGATGT GTCCTTTGTTTCCTACACAATGAGTGTAATTGCTGTTAATTTTGTTGTACCCTTAACAGTCATGTTTTACTGTTATTACAATGTTTCCCGGACAATGAAACAATATGCGAGCAGTAACTGTCTGGAGAGCATCAACGTAGATTGGTCTGACCAAGTAGATGTGACAAAG ATGTCTGTTGTGATGATTGTGATGTTCTTGATGGCATGGTCTCCATACTCTATTGTGTGTTTATGGTCTTCCTTTGGAGACCCAAAGAAAATTTCTCCTGCAATGGCCATCATAGCTCCTCTATTTGCAAAATCTTCCACATTCTATAATCCCTGCATTTATGTCATTGCAAACAAAAA GTTTAGGAGGGCAATCCTGGCAATGGTGCGATGTCAGACAAGACAAGAGATAACTATAAACAATGCCTTGCCCATGAGCGTATCTCAAAGAGCACTAACATCATAG